A portion of the Microlunatus phosphovorus NM-1 genome contains these proteins:
- a CDS encoding FhaA domain-containing protein: MSIFGKFEKKVESAVNGVFARAFKGDVQPVEIAARLQKELDAEAKLMSRDKRLVPNEFRIGLSEHDYAKLTPYSKTLIAELAGELKSHAREMGYVFNGPIRIHFEEQSSLPTGRFTVESEAVAGTTAGRVSSSRLGTSPSAGSHAGPVGSAAPSPWSAPSAGSAASAPSAQSGPSAFSAGSAHSGRSAESASDSPYGYGQSQQQLVLEVNGMRHPLTPPGFVIGRGTDADVRINDPGISRLHAEVTVHPSTHSAEIVDLGSTNGITVNGQKVQRAPLVEGTRIEIGSTRMLVHAPAGR, translated from the coding sequence GTGAGCATCTTCGGCAAGTTCGAGAAGAAGGTCGAGAGTGCCGTCAACGGCGTCTTCGCCCGCGCCTTCAAGGGTGACGTCCAGCCGGTCGAGATCGCCGCCCGGCTGCAAAAGGAGCTGGACGCCGAGGCCAAGCTCATGTCGCGCGACAAGCGGCTGGTGCCCAACGAGTTCCGCATCGGGCTGTCCGAGCACGACTACGCCAAACTCACGCCGTACTCGAAGACCCTGATCGCCGAGCTCGCCGGCGAACTGAAGTCCCACGCGCGGGAGATGGGGTACGTGTTCAACGGACCCATCCGGATCCACTTCGAGGAGCAGTCCTCCCTGCCGACCGGCCGCTTCACCGTCGAGTCGGAGGCGGTCGCGGGTACGACCGCAGGGCGGGTGAGCTCGTCTCGGCTCGGGACCTCCCCGAGCGCCGGCAGTCATGCCGGCCCGGTAGGCAGCGCAGCCCCGTCGCCCTGGTCTGCTCCATCCGCAGGCTCAGCCGCCTCAGCCCCGTCCGCACAGTCGGGACCGTCGGCCTTCTCCGCCGGGTCGGCCCACTCCGGCAGATCAGCGGAAAGCGCGTCGGACAGCCCGTACGGCTATGGCCAGTCTCAGCAGCAGCTGGTGCTCGAGGTCAACGGCATGCGGCACCCGCTCACCCCGCCCGGTTTCGTGATCGGCCGCGGCACGGACGCGGATGTGCGCATCAACGACCCCGGCATCTCCCGGCTGCATGCCGAGGTGACGGTCCATCCCAGCACCCACTCAGCCGAGATCGTCGACCTGGGCTCCACCAACGGCATCACGGTCAACGGTCAGAAGGTGCAGCGCGCCCCTTTAGTCGAAGGCACCCGGATCGAGATCGGCTCCACCCGGATGCTGGTGCACGCGCCCGCGGGGCGCTGA
- a CDS encoding FHA domain-containing protein FhaB/FipA yields MSELAVTAIKVLYLALLWLFILSVVSVIRSDLFGHTVPQPGPADEPQPLEEPARAKKSRRGKKGEPHKLTIVQGPQTGLSASLSDGVVLIGRGADCQLILDDDYVSTRHARLVAADAGPYVEDLGSTNGTYVNGQRITAPTSVSLVDSIRIGKTVLKLEV; encoded by the coding sequence ATGTCCGAGCTCGCCGTCACCGCCATCAAGGTCTTGTACCTGGCACTGCTGTGGCTGTTCATCCTCTCCGTCGTGTCGGTCATTCGTAGCGACCTGTTCGGCCACACGGTCCCCCAGCCCGGTCCGGCCGACGAGCCGCAGCCGCTGGAGGAGCCCGCGCGCGCCAAGAAGTCGCGGCGGGGCAAGAAGGGCGAACCCCACAAACTGACCATCGTGCAAGGTCCGCAGACCGGGCTCTCCGCGAGTCTGAGCGACGGTGTCGTGCTGATCGGCCGCGGCGCGGACTGCCAACTGATCCTCGATGACGACTACGTCTCCACCCGACACGCTCGGTTGGTCGCCGCCGATGCCGGCCCGTATGTCGAGGACCTCGGCTCGACCAACGGCACCTATGTCAACGGCCAGCGGATCACCGCTCCCACCAGCGTTTCCCTGGTGGACTCCATCCGAATCGGCAAGACAGTCCTGAAGCTGGAGGTATGA
- a CDS encoding PP2C family protein-serine/threonine phosphatase, whose translation MTLHLRVVAQSVVGLVRKNNQDSGYASPQLLVVADGMGGAAAGDLASAVAIGVIKDLDTPELLAPEQPAPDEPAAATVPAEPVEIETSQEVEQTIIVPLGEQTAEQPATLVQGAVGRNPLLGRLETAIGEANERIADQVAADYTLEGMGTTVTGAIFDGNQLALAHIGDSRAYLLRDGLLEQLSHDHSWVQSLVDDGKITPEEAAYHPHRSLLLKVLNGQPANDPDLTSVPLQAGDRVLFCSDGLSGMVDDHEIAALMAVPDLDQAVTELVEAALAGGGIDNITVVLAEAVAGPAPVENGATENGATETALILGAAAEREIPAAPRRTHFEEGALGVPGAGQDDDLDPGRRSAGPATAARTAVDPQTDDESRYAPRAPAKRRGLRTLLIGLAVLLVTAAGLGAGYAWTRTQYFVGADNTQVAIFQGLPDGIPGLSLSQVYEVQDLPVASLPPYYQAQVISGIEVADLDAARATVEQLKREAARCARPPLSPTPGPTGSPKPIPTPNGSTGSTSPSPTVIGPRVPSASPTSPTPSETTSTPATPQDC comes from the coding sequence GTGACCCTGCACCTCCGCGTGGTGGCCCAGTCCGTGGTCGGCCTGGTCCGCAAGAACAACCAGGACTCCGGGTACGCGAGTCCGCAGCTGCTCGTGGTCGCCGACGGCATGGGCGGTGCCGCCGCCGGGGATCTGGCATCAGCGGTCGCCATCGGCGTGATCAAGGATCTGGACACGCCGGAGCTGCTGGCGCCGGAACAGCCGGCTCCCGACGAGCCGGCCGCTGCGACTGTGCCTGCAGAACCGGTCGAGATCGAGACCAGCCAGGAAGTCGAGCAGACGATCATCGTGCCGCTCGGCGAACAGACCGCTGAGCAGCCGGCGACCCTGGTGCAGGGCGCGGTCGGGCGCAACCCACTGCTGGGACGGCTCGAAACCGCCATCGGCGAGGCCAACGAGCGGATCGCCGACCAGGTGGCCGCCGACTACACCCTGGAGGGGATGGGCACCACCGTCACCGGCGCCATCTTCGACGGCAACCAACTGGCGCTGGCTCACATCGGGGACAGTCGGGCCTACCTGCTGCGCGACGGACTGCTGGAACAGCTGTCCCACGACCACAGCTGGGTGCAGTCGCTGGTCGACGACGGCAAGATCACCCCCGAAGAGGCGGCGTACCATCCGCACCGCTCCCTGCTGCTCAAGGTGCTCAACGGTCAGCCGGCCAACGACCCCGATCTGACCTCGGTCCCGCTGCAGGCCGGAGACCGGGTGCTGTTCTGCAGCGACGGCCTATCGGGCATGGTCGACGACCACGAGATCGCCGCGTTGATGGCCGTCCCGGACCTCGACCAGGCGGTGACCGAGCTGGTCGAGGCCGCACTGGCCGGCGGTGGGATCGACAACATCACCGTCGTCCTCGCCGAGGCCGTCGCGGGACCGGCCCCGGTCGAAAACGGCGCAACCGAGAATGGCGCGACCGAGACTGCCCTGATCCTCGGCGCCGCCGCCGAGCGCGAGATCCCGGCAGCTCCCCGGCGTACCCACTTCGAGGAAGGCGCCCTCGGCGTCCCCGGCGCGGGGCAGGACGACGACCTCGACCCAGGCCGCCGCAGCGCCGGCCCGGCCACGGCCGCCCGCACCGCGGTCGACCCCCAGACCGACGACGAGTCCCGCTATGCCCCGCGCGCCCCGGCCAAGCGACGTGGTTTACGTACGCTGCTGATCGGCCTGGCGGTGCTGCTGGTCACCGCGGCCGGACTGGGTGCCGGCTATGCCTGGACTCGTACGCAGTACTTCGTCGGTGCCGACAACACCCAGGTCGCCATCTTCCAGGGGCTACCGGACGGCATCCCCGGACTCTCGCTCTCCCAGGTGTACGAGGTGCAGGACCTGCCGGTCGCCAGCCTGCCCCCGTACTACCAAGCACAGGTGATCTCCGGCATCGAGGTCGCCGACCTCGACGCCGCGCGCGCCACCGTCGAGCAGCTCAAGCGAGAGGCCGCGCGCTGCGCCCGGCCACCGCTCAGCCCGACACCCGGCCCAACCGGCAGCCCGAAGCCGATCCCAACCCCGAACGGCTCGACCGGTTCCACCTCGCCCAGCCCCACGGTGATCGGCCCGAGGGTCCCATCGGCGAGTCCGACCAGCCCGACTCCGTCGGAGACGACGTCCACCCCGGCCACCCCACAGGACTGCTGA
- a CDS encoding FtsW/RodA/SpoVE family cell cycle protein, whose amino-acid sequence MSNLVVVPKKRRGAELFLLLFALVLVLGAYAQVDLNVSGELSSRFPVLAIGSVVAVIAAHAAVRWRLPYADPVLLPCVVLLNGLGIAMIHRIDLINNPPLDGARTQLIWTVLGVIMFIGVAVVIRDHRPLQGYTYTLGLAGLVLLLLPLVPGLGTEKFGAQIWIQVGPYSFQPAEAAKVLLAIAFASYLVEKRDVLALAGWRVLGLDLPRARDLGPILCVWAISLLILISQRDLGTSLLFFGMFVMMLYVATERGGWVVLGGSLFVAGAYVAFLMFDHVKIRVGAWLDPFGDYERYYQVVNAQFGMAWGGLLGRGLGEGRPGLTPLARSDFIAAAFGEELGATGLMAIIVIYALIVFRGLRTALQCRDPFGKLLAAGLAFGLALQVFTIIGGVTRLLPLTGLTTPFLSQGGSSLISNWIIIGLLMVISHHARKPIATALDIDPSDETTQLIARPV is encoded by the coding sequence ATGAGCAACCTGGTGGTCGTCCCCAAGAAGCGGCGCGGGGCAGAGCTGTTCCTGCTGCTGTTCGCGCTCGTGCTGGTGCTGGGTGCCTACGCACAGGTCGATCTGAATGTCAGCGGCGAGCTCTCCAGTCGCTTCCCGGTGCTGGCCATCGGATCAGTGGTGGCGGTGATCGCCGCTCATGCCGCCGTACGTTGGCGGCTCCCGTACGCCGATCCGGTGCTGCTGCCCTGCGTGGTGCTGCTCAACGGCCTCGGCATCGCGATGATCCATCGGATCGACCTGATCAACAACCCCCCGTTGGACGGTGCCCGGACACAGCTGATCTGGACCGTGCTCGGGGTGATCATGTTCATCGGAGTCGCGGTCGTGATCCGCGATCACCGGCCGCTGCAGGGCTACACCTACACCCTCGGCCTGGCGGGCCTGGTGCTGTTGCTGCTGCCGCTGGTGCCCGGGCTGGGCACGGAGAAGTTCGGTGCGCAGATCTGGATCCAGGTGGGCCCGTACAGCTTCCAGCCCGCCGAGGCCGCCAAGGTGCTCCTGGCCATCGCCTTCGCCTCCTATCTGGTGGAGAAGCGTGACGTGCTTGCGCTGGCCGGCTGGCGGGTGCTCGGTCTGGACCTGCCGCGCGCTCGCGATCTCGGACCGATCCTGTGCGTCTGGGCGATCAGCCTGCTGATCCTCATCTCGCAGCGCGACCTGGGCACCTCGCTGCTGTTCTTCGGCATGTTCGTGATGATGCTGTACGTCGCCACCGAGCGCGGCGGCTGGGTGGTGCTGGGCGGCTCGCTGTTCGTCGCCGGCGCGTACGTCGCCTTCTTGATGTTCGACCACGTGAAGATCCGGGTCGGCGCCTGGCTGGATCCTTTCGGCGACTACGAGCGTTACTACCAGGTGGTGAACGCGCAATTCGGCATGGCCTGGGGCGGTCTGCTGGGCCGTGGGCTCGGTGAGGGCCGGCCTGGACTGACCCCGCTGGCCCGGTCCGACTTCATCGCGGCCGCCTTCGGCGAGGAGCTCGGCGCGACCGGGCTGATGGCCATCATCGTGATCTACGCGCTGATCGTCTTCCGGGGCCTGCGCACCGCGCTGCAGTGCCGGGATCCGTTCGGCAAGTTGCTGGCCGCCGGTCTGGCGTTCGGGCTCGCGCTGCAGGTCTTCACGATCATCGGTGGCGTCACCCGGCTGCTGCCGCTGACCGGCCTGACCACCCCGTTCCTCTCCCAAGGCGGCTCCTCGCTGATCAGCAACTGGATCATCATCGGGCTGTTGATGGTGATCTCCCACCACGCCCGCAAACCGATCGCGACCGCACTGGACATCGACCCCTCCGACGAGACGACCCAGCTGATCGCGAGGCCCGTATGA
- a CDS encoding peptidoglycan D,D-transpeptidase FtsI family protein gives MNKPIRRVAFFALIMFALLLGNVTYSVLFRQASLDANAQNRRTRDAEFAQDRGAILATGKVPMAETQESNDRFRFQRVYPDDELYAVVTGYYSYDHARTGLENSYNTELAGTDDSLFVRRLVDLATNTATKGASVQTTIVPRVQQAATQALGNQKGAVVALDPKTGAVLAMVTSPSYNPNEIASHDIEAANKSWTRLAKDKTSPLSNRAAREIYPPGSTFKLVTAAAALEDGMTPESKIASPDRLKLPNTQTYLPNSTNCGGSQTTLTNALRVSCNTAFANVGLKVGQDKLRDQAQKFGFNARHLNDLNGVASQFPDDMDAAQLALASIGQFDVAASPLQMAMVTAGIANDGAVMDPYVVSMVQGPDLKPMSTTKPAKLSQAMSPSNAKELQEMMRIVVAQGTGSAAQISGVSVGGKTGTAQSDPKRKPFAWFTSFAPVDDPKVAVAVIVEDADIPREDIAGGRVAAPIARATMQAALQ, from the coding sequence ATGAACAAGCCGATCCGCCGGGTGGCCTTCTTCGCCTTGATCATGTTCGCGCTGCTGCTGGGCAACGTCACCTACTCGGTGCTGTTCCGTCAGGCCTCCCTGGACGCGAACGCGCAGAACCGGCGTACCCGCGACGCGGAGTTCGCCCAGGACCGGGGCGCGATCCTGGCCACCGGCAAGGTGCCGATGGCCGAGACCCAGGAGTCCAACGACCGGTTCCGATTCCAGCGGGTCTATCCCGACGACGAGCTGTACGCGGTGGTCACCGGCTACTACTCCTACGACCATGCCCGGACCGGCCTGGAGAACTCCTACAACACCGAGCTGGCCGGCACCGACGACTCCCTGTTCGTACGGCGCCTGGTCGACCTGGCGACCAACACGGCCACCAAGGGCGCCAGTGTCCAGACCACCATCGTGCCGCGGGTGCAGCAGGCCGCCACCCAGGCGCTGGGCAACCAGAAGGGCGCGGTCGTCGCCCTGGATCCCAAGACCGGAGCAGTGCTGGCGATGGTCACCAGTCCGAGCTACAACCCGAACGAGATCGCCAGTCACGACATCGAGGCGGCCAACAAGTCCTGGACCCGGCTCGCCAAGGACAAGACCAGTCCGCTGTCCAACCGGGCGGCCCGGGAGATCTACCCCCCTGGTTCGACCTTCAAGCTGGTGACCGCAGCAGCCGCGCTGGAGGACGGCATGACGCCGGAGAGCAAGATCGCCTCGCCGGACCGGCTGAAGCTGCCGAACACCCAGACCTATCTGCCGAACTCGACCAACTGCGGCGGCTCGCAGACCACGCTCACCAACGCGCTCCGGGTGTCGTGCAACACCGCCTTCGCCAATGTCGGCCTCAAGGTGGGTCAGGACAAGCTTCGCGACCAGGCACAGAAGTTCGGCTTCAACGCCCGCCATCTCAATGACCTCAACGGGGTGGCGAGCCAGTTCCCCGACGACATGGACGCCGCACAGCTGGCGCTGGCCTCGATCGGTCAGTTCGACGTCGCGGCCAGCCCGCTGCAGATGGCCATGGTCACCGCCGGCATCGCCAACGACGGCGCAGTGATGGATCCGTATGTCGTGTCCATGGTGCAGGGACCGGACCTGAAGCCGATGTCGACGACCAAGCCGGCCAAGCTCAGTCAGGCGATGTCGCCGTCGAATGCCAAGGAGTTGCAGGAGATGATGCGGATCGTGGTCGCCCAGGGCACCGGCTCGGCGGCCCAGATCTCGGGTGTGTCGGTCGGCGGCAAGACGGGTACGGCACAGTCGGACCCGAAGCGCAAGCCGTTCGCCTGGTTCACCTCGTTCGCCCCGGTCGACGACCCGAAGGTGGCTGTCGCGGTGATCGTGGAGGACGCCGACATCCCCCGGGAGGACATCGCCGGGGGCCGGGTGGCCGCGCCGATCGCGCGGGCGACGATGCAGGCGGCCCTCCAGTGA
- the pknB gene encoding Stk1 family PASTA domain-containing Ser/Thr kinase: MTTQPKLVGGRYELGELLGRGGMAEVHRALDLRLGRPVAVKELRADLANDPTFQARFRREAQSAAGLNHPTIVAVYDTGEETDPQTGTSIPYIVMELVEGQTLREILREGRKLLPERALEITIGVLDALSYSHKAGIVHRDIKPANVMLTPNGQVKVMDFGIARAVADTSATMTQTAAVIGTAQYLSPEQARGETVDARSDIYSAGCLLYELLVSRPPFVGDSPVAVAYQHVRETPVPPSQLDPEITPDIDAITLKALAKDPDDRYQSAREFKNDISRVLTGQQATAVVPRPIAESEIPTRVVTPVPAPQTASAAADLDEEDEEPKKRGGLIALLVVLGVLLLAGVGWGVWRWASKPPEPLMVAVPNVVTYTQEQATARLNEVGLKTEVREVNGSANTQGQVTNQDPGPDTQAEVGSTVTITVNQGPKTGTIPSGLIGSDKDRAEDQLNDAGFDNVNPQPADSEPASARAGQVLSVSPKEGATVPLSTKVTVTYATGQSTVPNLVGVTKERATADAKAAGFKVRFTEIETDQQPPGLVVDQDPEANTQLTRGETISATVAVAPKPTPTPTPTPTPPPTSSTPTPGDTPG, translated from the coding sequence ATGACGACCCAGCCCAAGCTGGTCGGAGGACGCTACGAGCTGGGTGAGCTGCTCGGGCGAGGCGGGATGGCCGAGGTCCATCGTGCCCTCGATCTCCGGCTGGGGCGACCGGTGGCGGTCAAGGAGCTGCGTGCCGATCTGGCCAACGATCCGACCTTCCAGGCCCGGTTCCGGCGTGAGGCGCAGTCCGCAGCAGGCCTGAATCATCCGACGATCGTCGCCGTCTACGACACCGGCGAGGAGACCGACCCGCAGACCGGCACCTCCATCCCGTACATCGTGATGGAGCTGGTCGAGGGCCAGACCTTGCGCGAGATCCTCCGGGAGGGCCGCAAGCTGCTCCCCGAGCGGGCGCTGGAGATCACCATCGGGGTGCTGGACGCATTGTCGTACAGCCACAAGGCCGGCATCGTGCACCGCGACATCAAGCCCGCGAACGTGATGCTGACGCCGAACGGGCAGGTCAAGGTGATGGACTTCGGCATCGCGCGCGCGGTCGCCGACACCTCAGCGACCATGACCCAGACGGCCGCCGTGATCGGCACCGCGCAGTATCTGTCGCCGGAGCAGGCCCGCGGCGAGACCGTGGACGCCCGCTCCGACATCTATTCCGCGGGCTGTCTGCTGTACGAGCTGCTGGTCAGCCGTCCCCCGTTCGTGGGCGATTCACCGGTTGCGGTGGCCTATCAGCACGTCCGCGAGACGCCGGTGCCACCGAGCCAGCTCGACCCGGAGATCACCCCGGACATCGATGCCATCACCTTGAAGGCGCTGGCGAAGGATCCTGATGACCGCTATCAGTCCGCCCGGGAGTTCAAGAACGACATCTCCCGGGTGCTGACCGGGCAGCAGGCCACCGCTGTGGTGCCGCGGCCGATCGCGGAGTCGGAGATCCCGACCCGCGTGGTGACGCCGGTGCCGGCACCGCAGACAGCGAGCGCGGCAGCCGATCTCGATGAGGAGGATGAGGAGCCGAAGAAGCGCGGTGGCCTGATCGCGCTGCTCGTCGTCCTCGGGGTCCTGCTGCTGGCGGGTGTGGGCTGGGGCGTCTGGCGCTGGGCGAGCAAGCCGCCGGAGCCGCTGATGGTCGCCGTGCCCAACGTGGTGACGTACACCCAGGAACAGGCCACCGCCCGGTTGAACGAGGTCGGGCTGAAGACCGAGGTCCGCGAGGTGAACGGCTCGGCCAATACGCAGGGCCAGGTGACCAACCAGGATCCCGGTCCCGACACACAGGCCGAGGTCGGCAGCACGGTGACCATCACCGTGAACCAGGGTCCGAAGACTGGCACCATTCCCAGCGGGCTCATCGGCAGTGACAAGGACCGGGCCGAGGACCAGCTCAACGACGCCGGCTTCGACAACGTCAACCCACAGCCGGCGGACTCGGAGCCCGCCAGTGCGCGGGCCGGGCAGGTGCTCTCGGTGAGCCCGAAGGAGGGTGCCACGGTGCCGCTGTCGACCAAGGTGACCGTCACCTACGCCACCGGTCAGTCGACGGTCCCGAACCTGGTCGGCGTCACCAAGGAACGTGCCACCGCCGATGCCAAGGCGGCAGGCTTCAAGGTCCGGTTCACCGAAATCGAGACCGATCAGCAGCCGCCCGGCCTGGTCGTCGACCAGGATCCGGAGGCCAATACGCAGCTCACCCGCGGGGAGACGATCTCGGCGACCGTGGCCGTGGCGCCGAAGCCTACTCCGACGCCAACCCCGACTCCGACACCGCCGCCGACGTCCAGCACGCCGACCCCGGGCGACACCCCGGGCTGA
- a CDS encoding alpha-ketoglutarate-dependent dioxygenase AlkB, whose amino-acid sequence MSGMTALQGSLFELDTEPGLGPLSDLVVRHELGRGAWVDLLPGWLGCADEVYDRLLGIDWQAERRQMYERMVDVPRLLRFYGEEERLPHPTLDLARRALNEHYAAELGEPFMTAGLCLYRNGRDSVAWHGDTIGRGRSEDTMVAIVSLGSAREFLLRPRGGGATIRHRLGHGDLIVMGGSCQRTWEHAVPKTARPVGPRVSVQFRPRGVR is encoded by the coding sequence ATGTCCGGGATGACTGCACTGCAAGGATCGCTGTTCGAGCTCGACACTGAACCCGGCCTGGGGCCGCTGTCGGACCTGGTGGTCCGGCACGAGTTGGGCCGCGGCGCCTGGGTCGATCTGCTGCCGGGCTGGCTCGGCTGCGCCGATGAGGTGTACGACCGGCTGCTCGGCATCGATTGGCAGGCCGAGCGCCGTCAGATGTACGAACGGATGGTCGATGTGCCACGGCTGCTTCGCTTCTACGGCGAAGAGGAACGCCTCCCCCATCCCACCCTGGACCTCGCCCGCCGAGCCTTGAACGAGCACTATGCGGCCGAACTCGGCGAGCCGTTCATGACCGCCGGCCTGTGCCTCTATCGCAACGGCCGCGACTCGGTCGCCTGGCACGGCGACACCATCGGGCGCGGCAGGAGTGAGGACACCATGGTGGCCATCGTGTCGCTGGGCTCGGCGCGCGAGTTCTTGCTGCGGCCGCGCGGCGGCGGAGCCACGATCCGGCATCGACTCGGGCACGGCGACCTGATCGTGATGGGCGGCTCCTGCCAGCGCACCTGGGAGCACGCAGTGCCTAAGACCGCCCGGCCGGTCGGCCCTCGGGTCAGCGTGCAGTTCCGACCCCGCGGAGTCCGTTAG
- a CDS encoding NAD(P)-dependent oxidoreductase, whose protein sequence is MARIIITDTGGLTAEHGVEALRAAGHEVAVFEAASSAEIATEIAAAEALIVGYVRISAADITSAPALRVIATTTTGLDQIDVDAARTAGIAVHPLPSPASEEVATHALAGMLTLLREIPAAQDAARNGWDFTQIPTPPRISELTLGVYGLGRIARKLVERAQPLFARVVAFDPYLPAEHWPAGVDRVDDLDDLFRTSNVLSLHAPATAENHHAVNERTLALLPPDAYLVNVARGELVDSAAVLLALDAGTLRGAFLDVFDPEPPSANEPLLSHPRAIVTPHAAFYSTTTDLAYMGIAVENVLAALGD, encoded by the coding sequence ATGGCACGAATCATCATCACCGACACCGGCGGCCTGACCGCCGAGCACGGGGTCGAGGCGCTGCGGGCGGCCGGCCACGAGGTCGCGGTCTTCGAGGCCGCGAGCTCTGCCGAGATCGCCACGGAGATTGCTGCGGCCGAGGCTCTGATCGTGGGCTATGTCCGGATCTCCGCGGCCGACATCACTTCCGCCCCGGCGCTTCGGGTGATCGCGACCACGACGACCGGTCTCGACCAGATCGACGTGGATGCGGCCCGGACCGCCGGCATCGCCGTCCATCCGCTGCCCAGCCCGGCGAGCGAAGAGGTCGCCACCCACGCACTGGCTGGGATGCTCACGCTGCTGCGGGAGATCCCCGCCGCGCAGGATGCGGCACGGAATGGCTGGGACTTCACCCAGATCCCGACGCCGCCGCGGATCAGTGAGCTCACGCTCGGCGTGTACGGTCTCGGCCGGATCGCGCGCAAGCTGGTCGAGCGGGCGCAGCCACTGTTCGCCCGGGTGGTGGCTTTCGACCCCTATCTGCCCGCCGAGCACTGGCCCGCGGGCGTCGATCGGGTCGACGATCTCGACGACCTCTTCCGGACTTCGAATGTGCTGAGCCTGCATGCGCCCGCGACCGCGGAGAACCATCACGCGGTGAACGAGCGCACGCTGGCGTTGCTCCCTCCGGATGCATACCTGGTGAATGTCGCCCGTGGCGAGCTCGTCGACTCCGCCGCCGTCCTGCTGGCCTTGGATGCCGGCACGCTGCGCGGCGCTTTCCTGGACGTCTTCGATCCCGAGCCGCCGTCGGCGAACGAGCCGCTGCTCAGTCACCCGCGCGCCATCGTGACGCCGCATGCCGCATTCTACAGCACCACGACCGATCTGGCCTATATGGGGATCGCGGTCGAGAACGTGCTCGCCGCGCTCGGCGACTAA